In a single window of the Novosphingobium sp. IK01 genome:
- the fliL gene encoding flagellar basal body-associated protein FliL gives MSEKKDKDKDGAPKKKKGGPVVLIGVAVGTLAIGGGAVYGLFAAGILGGPQVVIHEDNKPKLIRKGEEDPYAPPAKEGEGEGGGGGKEVDGEGGSEYRTVYYSFAEDFTSNLRDSDRLVQMSVAVSTRRDYRVILWIQKHELAIRSAMLAVLADTPDTDVETIQGKQRLQQRLTAAINKVLTDTEGFGGVDAVYFKQFIVQ, from the coding sequence ATGAGCGAGAAGAAAGACAAGGACAAGGACGGCGCGCCCAAGAAGAAGAAGGGCGGCCCCGTCGTGCTGATCGGGGTGGCCGTGGGCACGCTCGCGATCGGCGGGGGCGCGGTCTATGGCCTGTTTGCCGCCGGCATCCTGGGCGGGCCGCAAGTCGTCATCCACGAGGACAACAAGCCCAAGCTGATCCGCAAGGGCGAGGAAGACCCCTATGCCCCCCCGGCCAAGGAAGGCGAAGGGGAAGGCGGTGGCGGCGGCAAGGAAGTCGATGGCGAGGGCGGCAGCGAATACCGCACCGTCTACTATTCGTTCGCCGAGGATTTCACCTCGAACCTGCGCGATTCCGACCGTCTCGTGCAGATGTCGGTCGCGGTGTCCACAAGGCGTGACTATCGCGTGATCCTGTGGATCCAGAAGCATGAACTGGCGATCCGCTCGGCCATGCTGGCGGTTCTGGCCGACACGCCCGATACCGACGTGGAGACGATCCAGGGCAAGCAGCGCCTGCAACAGCGCCTGACCGCCGCGATCAACAAGGTGCTGACCGATACCGAAGGCTTCGGCGGGGTCGATGCGGTCTATTTCAAGCAGTTCATCGTGCAGTGA
- the fliR gene encoding flagellar biosynthetic protein FliR — protein sequence MIQMNFGFGPLEAEFWRMVFLMTRCGAALFAAPLFGSAQVPAQVRVVLAGALAVMLCAWTAIPAPPALFSLPGLLDTCGEIVIGLALGFALQFAFAAPVIAAEMIGASMGLSIATAADPLSGAHSPALGQYFTVVLTVIFLALGAHLQWFALLVDSYRAFPPGGGWFTPDRMGIMAAFGAQMFVSALVLALPVVLLLLLVQVMFGVLARSAPSLNIFALGLPLGMLAGLAGLVASAPLVADAMGDVVALALGQAQAMLAPLPAKG from the coding sequence ATGATCCAGATGAACTTCGGCTTCGGCCCGCTGGAGGCCGAATTCTGGCGGATGGTCTTCCTGATGACCCGCTGCGGGGCGGCGCTGTTTGCCGCACCCCTGTTCGGCAGCGCGCAAGTGCCCGCGCAAGTGCGGGTCGTGCTGGCAGGGGCCCTTGCGGTGATGCTCTGCGCGTGGACCGCGATCCCTGCGCCGCCCGCGCTGTTTTCGCTGCCCGGCCTGCTCGATACCTGTGGCGAGATCGTGATCGGGCTGGCGCTGGGCTTTGCCCTGCAATTTGCCTTTGCCGCGCCGGTGATCGCCGCCGAGATGATCGGGGCGAGCATGGGCCTGTCCATCGCGACCGCCGCCGATCCGCTCTCGGGCGCGCATTCGCCCGCACTCGGGCAATATTTCACCGTCGTGCTGACCGTGATCTTCCTCGCGCTGGGCGCGCACCTGCAATGGTTTGCCCTGCTGGTCGACAGCTATCGCGCGTTCCCGCCCGGCGGGGGCTGGTTCACGCCCGACCGCATGGGGATCATGGCCGCCTTTGGCGCGCAGATGTTCGTCTCGGCGCTGGTGCTGGCGCTGCCGGTGGTCCTGCTGCTGCTGCTGGTGCAGGTCATGTTCGGGGTACTCGCGCGCTCGGCGCCCAGCCTCAACATCTTTGCGCTGGGCCTGCCGCTGGGGATGCTGGCCGGGTTGGCCGGGCTGGTCGCCTCCGCGCCGCTGGTGGCCGATGCCATGGGCGACGTGGTGGCGCTGGCGCTGGGACAGGCACAGGCCATGCTGGCCCCGCTGCCGGCAAAGGGCTGA
- the fliQ gene encoding flagellar biosynthesis protein FliQ translates to MDDTATLLALADRMLWITALVAAPVLLASLAVGLVVGIIQAATSVNEQTLTFVPKLAVTALVLVLLGGAMLGLVEDFMKDLFDQIATLGN, encoded by the coding sequence ATGGACGATACCGCAACCTTGCTGGCGCTGGCCGACCGCATGCTGTGGATCACCGCGCTCGTCGCCGCGCCCGTCCTCCTCGCCAGCCTCGCGGTGGGGCTGGTGGTCGGGATCATTCAGGCGGCCACCTCGGTCAACGAACAGACTCTCACGTTCGTGCCCAAGCTGGCGGTGACGGCCCTCGTGCTGGTGCTGCTGGGCGGGGCCATGCTCGGGCTGGTCGAGGACTTCATGAAAGACCTGTTCGACCAGATCGCCACGCTGGGCAACTGA
- the fliG gene encoding flagellar motor switch protein FliG produces MPEEADDTFTEPELAAVMVMLLEDQQAADLLAQLEPGELRLLGEKMCALGEIGPVAIAHSIAGFVERTERLGLPAHDRVGQVRELMTRAVGEVKADSLMQRIAPEAAQDTSALELARWLTPQVLIPLIKAEHPQAIAVLLVQIDADVAAAVLHGLPEEIQTQVVHRIATLGKVSGEALAMLEDVLTRRIVAVHSRAALTMGGPREAAEIINAAAKAVEKRVMPEITKMDKQLAKDIENEMFKFEHLFVLEGQAMGAVLREVDSDTLIAALKGIEEPQREVFFRAMSSRAADGVRDEIAARGRLKRAEVVEAQKAMITAARRLAAEGVIVFGSGDDDYV; encoded by the coding sequence ATGCCCGAGGAAGCCGACGACACCTTTACCGAGCCCGAACTCGCCGCCGTCATGGTCATGCTGCTCGAAGACCAGCAGGCCGCCGACCTGCTGGCCCAGCTCGAACCGGGCGAATTGCGCCTGCTGGGCGAAAAGATGTGCGCGCTGGGCGAAATCGGGCCGGTGGCCATCGCCCACTCGATTGCCGGGTTCGTCGAGCGGACCGAGCGGCTGGGCCTGCCCGCCCATGATCGCGTGGGGCAGGTGCGCGAGTTGATGACCCGCGCGGTCGGCGAAGTGAAGGCCGACAGCCTGATGCAGCGCATCGCGCCCGAGGCCGCGCAGGATACCTCCGCGCTCGAACTCGCGCGCTGGCTTACCCCGCAAGTGCTGATCCCGCTGATCAAGGCCGAGCATCCGCAGGCGATTGCCGTCCTGCTCGTCCAGATCGACGCGGACGTGGCCGCCGCCGTGCTCCATGGCCTGCCCGAAGAGATCCAGACGCAAGTCGTCCACCGCATCGCCACGCTGGGCAAAGTCTCGGGCGAGGCGCTGGCCATGCTCGAAGACGTGCTCACCCGCCGCATCGTCGCCGTCCACAGCCGCGCCGCGCTCACCATGGGCGGCCCGCGCGAAGCCGCCGAGATCATCAATGCCGCGGCCAAGGCGGTCGAAAAGCGGGTCATGCCCGAGATCACCAAGATGGACAAACAGCTCGCCAAGGACATCGAGAACGAGATGTTCAAGTTCGAGCACCTGTTCGTGCTCGAAGGACAGGCGATGGGTGCCGTCCTGCGCGAAGTGGACAGCGACACGCTGATCGCCGCGCTCAAGGGCATCGAGGAACCGCAGCGCGAAGTGTTCTTCCGCGCCATGTCGAGCCGCGCCGCCGACGGCGTGCGCGACGAAATCGCCGCGCGCGGACGCCTCAAGCGCGCCGAAGTGGTCGAGGCGCAAAAGGCCATGATCACCGCCGCCCGGCGCCTGGCCGCCGAAGGGGTGATCGTGTTCGGTTCGGGCGACGACGACTATGTCTGA
- a CDS encoding FliM/FliN family flagellar motor switch protein: MKPEREFVAERVVARHCTQLLPPGPAQSELVSALTRTSERLTRELAGALATLLGGEEPNVECNRPERTVYSDYATMQVMGHRNLGAYTLYGAGPANNRILGMIAGEAVLRLVDRTFGGTGVAPAQLPRELPLSGELMVQKIEAMLAARLGAALGADGTGAIRPLRREGHIDHLAPFANDEPIVALEFSVNEPGRAPWSIEMAFPYDTLAAFFGNGDRPPAGIDHPPASPMAQPFAQVPLMVSAVLVDIRLPLAAISALEVGQILPVPVARAVPVRVGGQTIAHGTVGALDDRLAVQLTHAF; encoded by the coding sequence ATGAAGCCTGAACGCGAATTCGTGGCCGAGCGGGTGGTGGCACGCCACTGCACCCAGCTCCTGCCGCCCGGCCCGGCCCAGTCGGAGCTGGTGTCCGCGCTCACGCGCACGTCGGAGCGGCTCACCCGCGAACTGGCCGGCGCGCTGGCCACCCTGCTGGGTGGCGAGGAACCCAACGTCGAATGCAACCGCCCGGAACGTACCGTCTATTCCGACTATGCCACCATGCAGGTCATGGGGCACCGCAATCTGGGCGCCTATACGCTCTATGGCGCGGGCCCTGCCAACAATCGCATTCTGGGGATGATCGCGGGCGAGGCCGTGCTGCGGCTGGTCGACCGCACGTTTGGCGGCACCGGGGTCGCCCCCGCGCAGCTCCCGCGCGAACTGCCGCTTTCGGGCGAACTGATGGTCCAGAAGATCGAGGCCATGCTGGCCGCCCGCCTCGGCGCGGCGCTGGGGGCCGATGGCACCGGGGCGATCCGCCCGCTGCGCCGCGAGGGCCATATCGACCACCTCGCCCCGTTCGCCAACGACGAACCCATCGTCGCGCTCGAATTCTCGGTCAACGAGCCCGGCCGCGCGCCCTGGTCGATCGAGATGGCCTTTCCCTACGACACGCTGGCCGCCTTCTTTGGCAACGGCGACCGCCCGCCTGCCGGAATCGACCATCCGCCCGCCAGCCCGATGGCCCAGCCTTTTGCGCAAGTGCCGCTGATGGTCAGCGCCGTGCTGGTCGACATCCGCCTGCCGCTCGCGGCGATTTCCGCGCTCGAAGTCGGGCAGATCCTGCCCGTGCCGGTGGCGCGCGCGGTGCCCGTGCGGGTGGGCGGACAGACCATTGCCCACGGCACCGTGGGCGCGCTGGACGACCGCCTGGCCGTCCAGCTCACCCACGCATTCTGA
- a CDS encoding flagellar biosynthetic protein FliO, with protein sequence MLWYLVKLALVLPLIAGLAYGSLRLVRRFEGRFGTPAGERTVKVIETQMLSPTQRLAVIAFHDREILVASSRSGLVRLAEAPARQQEPKA encoded by the coding sequence ATGCTCTGGTATCTGGTCAAGCTGGCGCTGGTCCTGCCGCTGATTGCGGGGCTGGCCTATGGCTCGCTGCGGCTGGTGCGGCGCTTCGAGGGCCGCTTTGGCACGCCTGCGGGCGAGCGCACGGTCAAGGTGATCGAGACGCAGATGCTCTCGCCCACCCAGCGTCTGGCGGTGATCGCCTTCCATGATCGCGAAATTCTGGTCGCCAGTTCGCGCAGCGGGCTGGTCCGTCTGGCCGAAGCCCCCGCGCGCCAGCAGGAGCCGAAGGCATGA
- a CDS encoding FliI/YscN family ATPase, which yields MASSPLHPALPMLARLANAHPDLAPRRFGRLSACDGGLLEVSGLQVPIGTQCRIAHRRGDLAAEVIGFRNGRSLMMLLGDPVLLRPGAKVCPEGRPGMVPVGEAFLGRAVDGEGKPIDGGPPLAHTAQWPAGGVRTGALDRSPVRLPFETGVRALDALTTFGVGQRIGIMAGSGVGKSVLLDMVAHGAQAEIVIVGLIGERAREVSDFVERHMTGARRAHSAVIAVPADHAPNLRIRGAMMATALAEYFRAQGRRVLLIMDSLTRVAHAGREIALLLGEPGAARGYPPSALATITKLVERAGNSAASSGSVTGLYTVLADGDNQDDPVVDTARSILDGHIVLSRELAQRGHYPAIDIPASLSRVMNDITSPEHQALARQFRALIAAYESNRDLVLMGAYRQGADPQLDRAIAMHDGLSAFLMQEARSLVPMADAIGQLATLLGG from the coding sequence ATGGCCAGTTCCCCGCTTCATCCCGCCCTTCCGATGCTGGCGCGGCTGGCCAATGCCCATCCCGATCTGGCCCCGCGCCGGTTCGGACGGCTGAGCGCCTGCGATGGCGGGTTGCTCGAAGTGTCCGGGCTTCAGGTGCCCATCGGCACGCAATGCCGGATCGCCCACCGGCGCGGCGATCTGGCCGCCGAAGTGATCGGATTCCGCAACGGGCGCAGCCTGATGATGTTGCTGGGCGATCCGGTCCTGCTGCGTCCGGGGGCCAAAGTCTGCCCGGAAGGGCGGCCCGGCATGGTCCCGGTGGGCGAGGCGTTCCTGGGCCGCGCCGTCGATGGCGAGGGCAAGCCGATCGACGGCGGCCCGCCGCTGGCGCACACCGCGCAATGGCCCGCTGGCGGCGTGCGCACCGGCGCGCTCGACCGCAGCCCGGTGCGCCTTCCGTTCGAGACCGGCGTGCGCGCGCTCGATGCGCTGACCACATTCGGCGTGGGCCAGCGCATCGGCATCATGGCCGGGTCGGGCGTGGGCAAATCGGTCCTGCTCGACATGGTGGCCCACGGCGCACAGGCCGAAATCGTGATCGTCGGCCTGATCGGTGAACGCGCACGCGAAGTGTCCGATTTCGTCGAACGACACATGACCGGCGCGCGCCGCGCGCACAGCGCGGTGATCGCGGTTCCCGCCGACCATGCGCCCAACTTGCGCATTCGCGGGGCGATGATGGCCACCGCGCTGGCCGAATATTTCCGCGCACAAGGCCGGCGCGTGCTGCTGATCATGGACAGCCTGACCCGCGTGGCCCACGCCGGGCGCGAAATCGCGCTGCTGCTGGGCGAACCGGGCGCCGCGCGCGGCTATCCGCCGTCCGCCCTCGCCACGATCACCAAGCTGGTCGAGCGGGCGGGCAATTCGGCGGCCAGTAGCGGCTCGGTCACCGGGCTCTACACCGTGCTGGCCGATGGCGACAACCAGGACGACCCGGTGGTCGACACCGCGCGCTCGATCCTCGACGGGCATATCGTGCTCTCGCGCGAGCTGGCCCAGCGCGGCCACTATCCGGCCATCGACATTCCCGCCTCCTTGAGCCGCGTGATGAACGACATCACCAGCCCCGAGCATCAGGCCCTCGCCCGCCAGTTCCGCGCGCTGATCGCGGCTTATGAAAGCAACCGCGACCTCGTGCTGATGGGCGCCTATCGGCAAGGTGCCGATCCCCAGCTCGACCGCGCCATCGCCATGCACGATGGCCTGTCCGCGTTCCTGATGCAGGAAGCGCGCAGCCTCGTGCCGATGGCCGACGCGATCGGGCAGCTCGCCACCCTGCTCGGCGGCTGA
- the fliE gene encoding flagellar hook-basal body complex protein FliE has protein sequence MSGISSIGAGGGIQQIMAMRQQIIERSQLLQQIRTPDTGTSSAQGSAPAGGFTDALKSALDTVNASQTKAEGLAQSYEKGETVDVAKVMLARQEAGVAFEATLQVRNKLLTAYQDIMRMGV, from the coding sequence ATGAGCGGGATCAGTTCCATCGGCGCGGGCGGCGGCATCCAGCAGATCATGGCCATGCGCCAGCAGATCATCGAGCGTTCGCAACTGCTCCAGCAGATCCGCACGCCCGACACCGGCACATCTTCGGCGCAAGGCAGCGCGCCGGCGGGCGGCTTTACCGATGCGCTCAAGTCCGCGCTCGACACCGTCAACGCCAGCCAGACCAAGGCCGAGGGCCTCGCCCAGTCCTATGAAAAGGGCGAGACCGTCGATGTGGCCAAGGTCATGCTCGCGCGGCAGGAAGCCGGGGTCGCCTTCGAGGCCACGCTTCAGGTCCGCAACAAGCTGCTGACGGCCTACCAGGACATCATGCGGATGGGGGTCTGA
- a CDS encoding FliH/SctL family protein, protein MSDMQPLSGFGPMGEALPAMRPWGSLPAASHGFLRDPRFARALPPPPQASFTPMPEPDLEDPLEQARAQGYAQGAAEARREAEALAAAQDAARHRLEAAFRAIDAHELDTLETRLRETVEALCASVLADAALDPAGLAARVRRAAQMLARADDQRVIRLHPEDFALLGHHLPAGWPEDWHYEPDPALERGTVRVDGAMGGVEDGPAQWRKALDEALQQV, encoded by the coding sequence ATGTCTGACATGCAGCCCCTGTCCGGCTTTGGGCCGATGGGCGAGGCACTGCCCGCGATGCGCCCGTGGGGCAGCCTTCCGGCCGCTTCACACGGGTTCCTGCGCGATCCGCGCTTTGCCCGCGCCCTGCCCCCGCCCCCGCAGGCCAGCTTTACCCCGATGCCCGAGCCCGACCTCGAAGACCCGCTCGAACAGGCCCGCGCGCAAGGCTATGCGCAAGGGGCCGCCGAGGCCCGGCGCGAGGCCGAAGCCCTTGCCGCCGCGCAGGATGCCGCGCGCCACCGCCTCGAAGCGGCGTTTCGCGCCATCGACGCCCACGAACTCGACACCCTCGAAACCCGCCTGCGCGAAACCGTGGAGGCCTTGTGCGCCAGCGTTCTGGCCGATGCCGCGCTCGATCCGGCGGGGCTGGCCGCGCGCGTGCGCCGCGCCGCGCAGATGCTGGCGCGCGCCGACGACCAGCGGGTGATCCGCCTTCACCCCGAAGATTTCGCCCTGCTCGGCCATCATCTTCCCGCAGGCTGGCCCGAGGACTGGCACTATGAACCCGATCCCGCGCTCGAACGCGGCACCGTGCGCGTCGATGGGGCCATGGGCGGGGTGGAAGACGGCCCCGCGCAGTGGCGCAAGGCCCTCGACGAGGCCTTGCAGCAAGTGTGA
- the fliP gene encoding flagellar type III secretion system pore protein FliP (The bacterial flagellar biogenesis protein FliP forms a type III secretion system (T3SS)-type pore required for flagellar assembly.), giving the protein MKRALSLAAWTAALIVLVAPLSALAQSAATTAPSGTPASAPGVTAIPGALDRAFSQIAGAQSQGSLSLSLQLLLIMGLLTILPSLILMMTSFTRILVVLSILRTALGLQQSPPNQILIGLSLFLSLFVMAPTLDRVNANAIQPYAAGTLGAEQAIGAAGMEFHAFMVRQTRERDLAMFSTMARAPRFAGPQAIPFSILLPAFVTSELKTAFQIGFMLFLPFLVIDLVVSSVLMSLGMMMMSPTVVSMPFKLLLFVLVDGWALMMGSLAASFS; this is encoded by the coding sequence ATGAAGCGCGCGCTTTCGCTGGCCGCATGGACTGCCGCGCTCATCGTGCTGGTCGCGCCGCTCTCCGCGCTGGCCCAGAGCGCCGCGACCACCGCGCCTTCCGGCACTCCGGCCAGCGCACCGGGGGTGACGGCCATCCCCGGCGCGCTCGACCGCGCGTTTTCGCAGATCGCCGGGGCGCAGTCGCAAGGGAGCCTGTCGCTCTCGCTGCAACTGCTGCTGATCATGGGCCTGCTCACGATCCTGCCCTCGCTGATCCTGATGATGACGAGTTTCACGCGCATTCTCGTCGTGCTCTCGATCCTGCGCACGGCGCTGGGCCTTCAGCAATCGCCGCCCAACCAGATCCTGATCGGGCTGTCGCTGTTCCTCTCGCTGTTCGTCATGGCCCCCACGCTCGACCGGGTGAACGCCAACGCCATCCAGCCTTATGCTGCCGGGACACTGGGCGCCGAACAGGCCATTGGCGCGGCGGGGATGGAATTCCACGCCTTCATGGTCCGCCAGACGCGCGAGCGCGACCTTGCGATGTTTTCGACGATGGCCAGGGCCCCGCGCTTTGCCGGGCCGCAGGCGATCCCGTTTTCGATCCTGCTGCCCGCCTTCGTCACCAGCGAGCTGAAAACCGCGTTCCAGATCGGGTTCATGCTGTTCCTGCCGTTTCTGGTGATCGACCTGGTGGTCTCCTCGGTGCTGATGAGCCTGGGGATGATGATGATGTCGCCAACGGTCGTCTCGATGCCCTTCAAGCTGCTGCTCTTCGTGCTGGTCGATGGCTGGGCGCTGATGATGGGCAGCCTTGCGGCGAGTTTTTCGTGA
- the fliN gene encoding flagellar motor switch protein FliN produces the protein MSFQPRGFDFLKDVDVRLTVELGRTEMTLKDVLALNEESVVMLDRLTDELLDVMVNGKLIARGEVVAQGDRFGLRIVELAGSETPASPASPAAAWPGAKAAPKGSGEDA, from the coding sequence ATGTCCTTTCAACCGCGCGGTTTCGACTTCCTCAAGGATGTCGACGTGCGCCTCACCGTCGAACTGGGCCGGACCGAGATGACGCTCAAGGACGTGCTGGCCTTGAACGAGGAAAGCGTGGTCATGCTCGACCGGCTGACCGACGAGCTGCTCGACGTGATGGTCAACGGCAAGCTGATCGCGCGCGGCGAAGTGGTCGCCCAGGGCGACCGGTTCGGCCTGCGCATCGTCGAACTGGCCGGCAGCGAGACGCCAGCCTCGCCAGCCTCCCCGGCAGCGGCATGGCCGGGCGCCAAGGCTGCGCCCAAGGGCAGCGGAGAGGACGCCTGA
- the fliF gene encoding flagellar basal-body MS-ring/collar protein FliF: protein MADLVHAGTGAGPPATIPPAAMARPSLLTPLTDPAGGSLPARMSSFLRQPPLRRVLPWFGGITAAGMTGLLWLAMAPAPQRMLYSDLSDAERAQVATALEKASIPYRIDNTTGAVTVGENDLYRARMVAASDGAIAAPESGAQMIDKLPMGASRTIEGQRLQAARERELELTIMEIDGVEAVRVHLAQPEKSVFVRDTAAPSASVMVRLAKGRQLAASQVAAVVNLVAGSVPGLSIDAVKVIDQHGRLLSSDKPGDADRLELQGRMEDKLREQVSQLLTPMLGEGNFSSEVQVDLDMDQVTSARESYDKQGAVRTETQSASQSSGNGAQGVPGVLSNTPPAPTTAAVGAPQGTPSPTPSGTPPPTNGESASSKTYELGREVAVTNNNPGKIRRLTVAVALSADVLAKAKPQEIDQIKQLVSAAVGADPARGDQVAVAVRPFSPADVSPPKFYETPWFAMAVRNGVALLAVLLTLLLGVRPLIRALRRDGAAPAGKKVKKGKKGKAAAADDEDDEDENGDEETAQEGADSAEGEIPRPTRSIGPSPTTGVIKPMLAPAQDESGAIDTELLSRQVGLAQRLVQEKPDSAVAVLRQMLKEPVAEESS from the coding sequence ATGGCCGATCTCGTTCACGCAGGGACAGGCGCCGGGCCGCCGGCGACCATCCCGCCCGCCGCCATGGCGCGGCCCTCGCTGCTCACCCCGCTGACCGATCCGGCAGGCGGTTCGCTGCCCGCGCGGATGAGCAGCTTCCTGCGTCAGCCGCCGCTGCGCCGGGTCCTGCCGTGGTTTGGCGGGATCACCGCCGCCGGGATGACCGGGCTGCTGTGGCTGGCGATGGCGCCCGCGCCCCAGCGCATGCTCTATTCCGACCTTTCGGATGCCGAACGCGCGCAAGTGGCGACCGCCCTCGAAAAGGCCTCGATCCCCTACAGAATCGACAACACCACCGGCGCTGTCACCGTGGGCGAGAACGATCTCTATCGCGCGCGCATGGTCGCCGCTTCGGACGGGGCCATCGCCGCGCCCGAGAGCGGCGCGCAAATGATCGACAAGCTGCCGATGGGCGCCAGCCGCACCATCGAGGGCCAGCGCCTTCAGGCCGCGCGCGAGCGCGAACTCGAACTCACGATCATGGAGATCGACGGGGTCGAGGCCGTGCGCGTCCATCTGGCCCAGCCCGAAAAATCGGTCTTCGTGCGCGACACGGCGGCCCCTTCGGCCTCGGTCATGGTGCGTCTGGCCAAGGGACGGCAGCTGGCGGCCAGTCAGGTCGCGGCGGTGGTCAACCTCGTGGCCGGATCGGTGCCGGGGCTTTCCATCGACGCGGTCAAGGTGATCGACCAGCACGGGCGCCTGCTCTCGTCGGACAAGCCGGGCGATGCTGACCGGCTCGAATTGCAGGGCCGGATGGAAGACAAGCTGCGCGAGCAGGTGTCCCAGTTGCTCACCCCGATGCTGGGCGAAGGAAACTTTTCCAGCGAGGTCCAGGTCGATCTCGACATGGACCAGGTGACCTCCGCGCGCGAAAGCTACGACAAGCAGGGCGCGGTGCGGACAGAGACGCAATCGGCCTCGCAAAGCAGCGGCAATGGCGCGCAGGGCGTGCCCGGTGTCCTGTCGAACACCCCGCCCGCCCCCACGACCGCCGCCGTCGGCGCGCCGCAGGGCACGCCTTCCCCCACCCCATCGGGAACCCCGCCCCCCACCAATGGCGAAAGCGCCTCGTCCAAGACCTATGAGCTGGGCCGCGAAGTGGCCGTCACCAACAACAATCCGGGCAAGATCCGGCGGTTGACGGTCGCCGTCGCGCTCTCGGCCGACGTGCTGGCCAAGGCCAAGCCGCAGGAGATCGACCAGATCAAGCAACTGGTCAGCGCCGCCGTCGGTGCCGATCCGGCGCGCGGCGATCAGGTGGCCGTGGCCGTGCGCCCGTTTTCCCCCGCCGATGTTTCCCCGCCCAAGTTCTATGAAACGCCCTGGTTCGCCATGGCCGTGCGCAATGGCGTGGCGCTGCTGGCGGTTCTGCTCACGCTGCTGCTGGGCGTGCGCCCGCTGATCCGCGCGCTGCGCCGCGATGGCGCGGCTCCGGCGGGCAAGAAGGTCAAAAAGGGCAAGAAGGGCAAGGCCGCCGCCGCCGATGATGAGGACGACGAGGACGAAAACGGGGACGAGGAAACCGCGCAAGAGGGCGCGGACAGCGCCGAGGGCGAAATCCCCCGTCCCACCCGCTCCATCGGCCCGAGCCCGACGACCGGCGTGATCAAGCCGATGCTCGCCCCGGCACAGGACGAAAGCGGCGCGATCGACACCGAACTGCTCAGCCGTCAGGTCGGCCTGGCCCAGCGCCTCGTGCAGGAAAAGCCCGACAGCGCGGTGGCCGTGCTGCGCCAGATGCTCAAGGAACCCGTCGCCGAGGAGAGCTCGTAA